GTCGTCGTACATGCCGACGGCAGTCGCCTTGGTCTCCTCGGCGGCGGCCTCGTCCATCCGCCCCGCGTCGGCCCACTGTTGGAACACCTCGTCGGCCGTCTCGGGTTCGCTGTGGCCGACGACCAGAATCGCGGTTCCGGCCTCTGCGATGTGTTCCTGTCCGTAGGCCAGTTCAACGATTTCGTCCAGCGCATTGTCGTCCTGCACGGAGACGAACTCCCACGGCTGGAGGTTGTACGACGAGGGTGCGAGCGCGGCGTCCCGAATCAGTTCTTCGAGCGTCTCGTCGTCCAGTTCCGCCTCGGCGTCGAAGTTGTGGCCCGACCGCCGGGACCGGATGGTCTCGATTGCGGCCGGTCGTTCCTCGTGCGCTCCGTCGGAGTCGTCGGTTTCGGCTTGCTGAGTAGTCACGACAAACGGTACGGTTTGGACACTTAACGACCAACCGTAATCCCGCGTTCTTGCCTATTGGGGTCTGATGCCCTAACACAGGTGTAACCACCAGTCGTCGGTGTCACTCCGTCCGCCGAAAGTACAACTACTTATGTCTATCAGCGGCTCGAAACCGGCCGGTCGAGCTATCTGGCTCGCCCAGTCAGTGACGCTACTTCGAGTGAACGACTACCGAGAGACGAACAGAGTTCTCCGAGTGAAGCAAACGGTTTACTGGATATGGCCTTCGTCGCGGAGTTGGTCGGCTTCCTGCTTGTCGTAGCGCCACTTGATGTCGGCCTTCTCGTCCTGCCAGTCCCACGGTTCGACCAGCACTACGTCGTCTTCCCGAATCCAGATGCGCTTTTGCATCTTGCCCGGAATCCGGGCCGTGCGCTCAGTTCCGTCCGCGCATCGTACTTTTACGCGATTCGCGCCGAGCATGTTGGTGACGGTGGCGAACACCTCGTCGTCGTCGGGCATGCGGAGGTTCTTCCGCCGTCCGCCGTCGTTGTCACTCATATTTTCCGTTTGGAGGCGGGGAGGTTTAAATATACTGTCGTTCGACGTTCCGGCCCGGAGCAAGGGAGTTTAAGTTACGCCCGAACCCACCCCGTCGTATGCTCGATAAACTCGGCGCGAAAGGCATCGTCGGGGTGTTGCTCCTACTCGGGGGTCTCGGCGTCGTCGCGTGGAAAGCACCCATCGTCGCGGTCGGAATGGCGCTGGTCGTCGTCGGATTCGTCCTCGTCGCGTGGGGTCTCGTCTCGGGACTCATGGCGAGTTTCGGTCTCGGCGGGATGATGGGCGGCGGTGGCGGCTTCGAGTAGAATCGTTCAGTGCGCGCAGAAATTCGTCTCCGGCGAATTTTTGTGCGGTCGAAACGGCGAATCGCTCGCTTACTCCTCTAGTTCTCGCAACTTCTCGCGGCCCGGCGCGACCAACTCGTCGAGGTAACTCGCCAGCGCGCCCTTCGCATCGGCGGGGTGGAGTTCGCCGCTCTCCAAATCGTCGGCCAGCGCCTCGTAGTCGTCGTACTCCAAGTTGCCGCCGTACTCGTCGGGGCGCTCGACCACGACGGTCTCGAAGCGCGGGAAGACGTGGTACTGGAAGATTTCCAGCACCGGATTTTCGAGGTCGTCCTCGGGGTCGCGGGTCGGCGGGCAGAACGCCGAGTTGACCTTCTCCTCGATGTCCTCGGTGGAGTCCTCCATCGAGATGGTGACGCCCGAACTGCTGGACATCTTGCCCTCGCCGGTTCCGAGGTCGGCGAGGATGGGCGTGTGGAGACACGGCCGGGCCTCGTAGCCGATTTCGGGCAGTTCCTCGCGCATCAGCATGTGGACCTTCCGCTGGTCGAGTCCACCAACTGCGAGGTCCAAATCGAGGTACTCGATGTCGAGCGCCTGCATCAGCGGGTAGACGACGTGGCTGACCTTCGCGGTCTCGCCGCCCTGAATCTCGGCCATCGCGCGCTGGGCGCGGTTCAGCGTCGTGTCGAGTTCGAGTTTGTGCAGGTCCAGCGCGTAGTCGTCGTCCAACTGGTACTCGGAGCCGTAGACGAACTCGGTCTGCTCGTCGTCCAGTCCGTACGCGAGGAACTGCTTGCGCATCTTCTCGGCGGTCTCCTCTATCTCTTCGAAGGTCCCTTTCCCGTTGAGGTAGGCGTGTACGTCCGCCAGCAGAATAACGACCTCCATCCCCGCCTCCTGCAGGTCGATGAGCTTGTTCGCCGTGAGCATGTGGCCGATGTGGAGGACCCCCGACGGCTCGTAGCCGACGTAGACCCGCTTGCCTTCGGGGTCTTCGGCGAGTGCTTCGACCTCCTCGTCGGTCACTGCTTCCTCGACGTTCCGCGAAATCAACTCGTAAGCGTCCATACGCGGTCTGTGTCCCGCGCGGGGCTTTAGCGTTCCGGGACCGTGCCAACGGTTCGGGCGTGCGTCGGCGGTTCTCGCAGTATTTATCGTCTCGAAAAAAGCGAAAATTAGTCTACGGACTCTGGCCGCTGGCCTCCGAGGAACCATACTTGGTCTCGGCCCGGTGTTCGCTGATGAGTCGGTCCAACTGTTCGGCCTTCTGGTCTTTCCGGCGTTCCTCGGCGCGCTCCTCCCAGTCCGCGACGACGGCCTCGACTTCGCTCTCGCGGGTGACGGCCAGTTCGTCAACCTCCTGAATCGTCACGTCGTCGGCGGGACCGACCGGAACCTCGTTCTCGAAGAGGACGCGGTCGGCGGCGTCCGAGAGACCGCCCTCGCCCGCGAGGACGACTTTCGGGTCTACTTCGGCGAGTCGTTCGGCGGTCGAGCGCCCCGCGCCCGAGGCGTCCCGGAGGTACACCACGTCGTCGGTGGCCAGTCCGAACCGGTCGTGGGCCTCGGCGATGGCGTCCTTGGTGAACTTCTCGACGGGCTTGACCGGCGTGAGTCCGGCTTTCTTCTCGGCCACGTCGCTGAAGTTCGAGTGGTCGAGCTTCCAGAGTTCCTTGAGTCGCGCGAGTTTCCCCTCCAGTTCCTCGATGCGCTCGTCACGCTCGTCGAGTTGTCGCTCCAGTCGGTCGTTCTCGCGTTCGAGTCGGGAGACCTCCCGGCGCTCGCGCACGTCCTTTCGCTCCTCGCTTTTTGCGGCTTCGAGGTCGCCCTTCAGTTGCCCGATGCGGCCCTCCTTGCTCTCGATGGTGTTGTTCAACTCTTCGACGTGATTTTCGAGGCGCTCGACTTGGGTCTCCAACTGCTTGATGCGCTTCTCGTCGTCGGTCAACTCGCGGGGCGTGTGTTCGGTCTCTTCCTCGTCGGGTTCGTCGTCCTCCGAGAGCGCGTCCAGCGCGGTCTCCACGGAGTCGTCGCCAGCGACCACGCGCGCGGTGACTTCCCCGCGGTCCATCCGCGGGGGCACCTTCTCGGCGATGCGGGAAAACTGGTCTTCGTGGTCGTCGAAGGCGTAGAGTGCGGCCGCCATCGCGTCGCGCTCGTGGTCATTGTCGTAGTCGTGGTCGCGGGTGCGGTGTTGCTTTTCGTCCACCGGCAGGTCGGAGTTGGGAATCCACCCCGCGGCGTCGAAGCTCCGGCGTATCTTCTCGACGGTCTCGGGCATCGGTTCCACGTCGGCGGCGACGACGACCGGCCGCCCGCGCTCGATTATCCACTCGATGACCTCGGCGGTGTCGGCCGTGCGCGTGCTGAGTACGTCCAGTAGATTCCCGTCCAAGTCCGTCACCGCAACCGCGGTGGTCGTGCCGGGGTCGATGCCGACCAGTACGTGGTCGCGGCGCTTGGCGAGCGGTTCGAACTCGATGCCGTCCCGGCGCTGGCGCTCGACTTCGACGCGCACGTCGCCCGAGCGCTCGTTCGACACCGGGATGTCCTCGGGGCGACCCTCGACCTTGAAGACGGCGTTCGAGAACCCGCCGTACTTTTCGGTCACGTCGCGCTCGTAGTCGAGACTTGCCGAATCCAGTTCGCTCTCGATTTCGCGGCTTCGCTTGCGGACCGCGCCGTGAATCCGGCGGGTGTAGCGGTCCTCGCTCCACCCGCCCTTGCCGGTCGAGCGCCCGCGCGAGACCTTTATCTCCGTGGTGTTCGTGAAAGCGGAGACTTCGTAGCCGACGTTTCCGGCCGCGAGTCGCGCGGCGGCTTCCGCCTCCTTCATCGGGTCCTTGCCGTAGGGGACGCCGTGGCGCGAGGCGACCCGCGAGAGCGGTTCGGGGCGCTCGGCTCCCGTCACCTGCACGAGTCTCGTCCCGTCCGGTAGTTCGCGCAAGAAGTGGACGAGGGCGTCCTTGTCGGCGGCCAACTCGTACATGTTGTCGGTCGCCACGAGGTCGGGTTCCTCGCGGTCGATGAGTCGGCGGAGCTTACGATGTGACACCACGTCGCGGTCGATGTTCTCGCCATCGAACGCGACGAGCGCGTAGGAAGGTGCGTCGCCGCGGACATCCCCGCTCTGGATGTCCACGCCGAAGACGAGCGTGTCGAGGGCACTCGTGCGGGCGTTCACGCGCGAGGATAGGTGTCGGGCGGATATAAATCCGACGCGGGATGATTTTGGTCAGCGCGAACGCCGGACGAAAAAGTGAGTTCTTGAGCGCGAGCGTCGGCGAATCAGTCGCGGCGGTGCGCGAGGAGCGCAGCCGCGACGAGCGCGACGACTGCGATGGCGGGAGTGAATCCGGGGATGTCGCCGGACGTTTCGCCCGCGGTCGTCGTTTCGGTGGCGTCGCCGACCGCCTTCTCGGTTGTTTCGGCGGTGTCGTCACCGGCCGTCGTCGTCTCGGTTGTGGTCTCGGCTCCGATGTCGCTGGCCGCGAACTGGGCGTTCAGCACCGAGTCCGCGAAGTAGACGCGCTGGTAAGCCGAGGTGTTGTAGTCGCCGTACATCTGGACGGACTTGCCCGCCGAGAGTTCTCGGAGGTCGGCGAAGCCGAACGTCGCCGTCACGGTGCCGTTCGACAGCGAGACCGAGTCGGCCGCGAGCCGGTCGCCCGCGTCGCCGGTGGTCGCGTAGAAATCGCTCACGTTCTGGATGCCGTCGGGCGCGGCGAGTTCGACCGTCGCGGTCCCGTCGGCCACGCTCACCGACTCCGTCTCGACTTCGGCATCTACGCGCCGGATGCGGTTCTCGCCGGTCGGCGAGACCGGTCCGTTCTGCTGGACGTACTCCAGCACGGCCGTGCCGTAGAGCATGTGCGACTCGCTGGTCACGGTCGCGTTCTGGAGCGGCGAGTCGTCCCACGTCGTCATATAGGAGTTGACGGTGACGTTGTAGGTCGCCTCCTCGTCGAGGGGTTCGCCGCCGACCCACACGTCACGGATTTGGTCGTCGGTGTCGTTGTGGCCGACCCACTCGTAGGTGACGCCGCTGACCTGTAGCTTGGCTTCTGCACCGTACTGCTGGCCCTCGTCGCTTTCGAGCGTCACGATTTGGCTGGCGAGGACCGTTTCGAGTTCCGCGCCGGTGAGTTCGACGGTGACGAGCGTGTTCTGGAAGGGAAGCATGTTGTACACGTCGCCGACCGTGAGGTTACCGGGACCGTAGACGCTGTTCGAGCGAATGCCGCCCGCGTTGGTGACGGCGACTTCCGCGCCGCTCTGAGCGCGGAACGAGTCGCCGACGAGGTTGCCCAATGCGGTTTCGTCGTGGTAGTTCGAGGCGAACCGAGAGTCGAGTTCGACCTCGGTCTTCCCGGCCACGTCGTTCAGTTCGTCCTCGCGGGCGCTCGTGATGACGTTCGAGACAGTCTCGTTTTTCGAGACGTTCTCGGTCACGTCCAGGAGTCGGCCGTCCCACGCCGTCACCTCGCCGTCCTCGACGGTGAGGTTGAGTTCCGCGACGTGTTCCGCGCGGGCCTCGGCCTCCATGATGACTGCGCCGCCAGTCTTTTGGGGCGCGTACTCGATTTCGTCGTCGCCGACGACGATGGCGTCAACGTTCTCGGTCGTGTTCGCCAGTGTCTTCGCCACGGGGACGCCGAGGTGCGCCGAGACGACGACTACGTCCACGTTCTCCTCGTCTTTGAGCATCGTGGCGTACTCGCTGGCCACGTCGGAGTAGTTCTGGACCTCGTATCCCTGCTTGTCGAAGTCCACTGCGGTCTTGGACTTGATCTTCTCGTCGGCCACGCCGACGATACCGACCTTCGCGCCCTGTCGCTCGACGACCGTGTACGGTTCCGTGCCGGGAATCGTCTCGCCGGTCTCCGAGTCCACGATATTGGCCATCAGCCACGGGAACTCCGAGGCGTTGCTGAAGTTCGCCACGGCGTCGAATCCGTAGTCGAGGTCGTGATTCCCGATGCCCTCGGCGGCCGGGTCGAGGACGCTCAGCGCCTTTGCGGGCACTCGCCACTGACTGAGCGGCGACAGCGAGTGGGGACTCACCTCGTCGCCGCCCCCGACGACGACCGTCGGGTTCTCGTGGGCGGCACGACGCTGGTTCAGCAACGTGACCATCCGCGGGAAACTCCCGTTCTCGACCGCCGCGGTCTGGATGTCGTTGTACGACAGGACGGTCAGCGTCGTCGCGCCGTCGGTCGTGTTGTTCGTCGGGACCTGCGCCGCGGTCGGTGCGGGAACAGTGGACCCACTCGTACTGTGCGCGTCGGTGGTGTTCGCCGCGACGGGCGGTACAGCGCCCGAGGCGACGAGACAGAGAATCAGCAACAACGATGCGTACTTGCGCATGCATCAGTTTGCTCGCAGAACCACAGAATAAATCCAGCTATTTACTAATTATTAGCCAAATTATAACACAGTAATGGTTGGGAGGTTTCGGAAGGGACGACCCCGTTCGAGTTGTTGCTTCGCTCTACTCGTCGGGGAACGGCACGTCCAGTCGCTCACCGTCGTCGGGGACGAACGTCTCGCCGTCGAACGCCTCGCGTGCCTCTTCGAGGTGGGCGGACACGTCGCCCGCGTAGCGCGAGGAGATGTGGGTCAGCGCGAGTCGCTCCGCGTTCGCCCTGCTGGCGATTTCTCCGGCCTGTCGCGCGGTCGAGTGGGCCGTGTCGGCGGCGCGCTCCGCCCGGTCCTCGGCGAAGGTCGCGTCGTGGATGAGCAGGTCGGCGTCCTCGGCGATTTCGGCGACCGTGGAACTCGGTCGGGTGTCGCCGGTGTAGACGAACCGACGGCCGGGTCGAGAGTCGCCGACGACCTGTTCGGGTTCCACGACCGTCCCGTCCTCTAACTCGACGGCGTTGCCCTCGTGGAGTTTCGAGAATTTCGGGCCGACCGGAACGCCCAGTTCCTCTGCCTTTTCGCGGTTGAATCGGCCCTTGCGCTCGTCCTCGATAAGGGCGTAGCCGAGCGAGTTGGTGTTGTGGTCGGTCCGGAACGTCCGGACCTCGTAGTCGTCGCGCCGGACCGCGGCCTCGTCGGGACCGACGCCGTAGACGTGGACCGGAAACGACGGTCGGTTGCCAGCGGCGTGAATCAGCGCGTCGATGTCGTCTTCGGTTCCGGCGGGCGTGTAGACGGTCAGTGCTTCCTCGCGGTCGTTAAAATCGAGCGTCTGGACGAGTCCGGGGAGTCCGAGTACGTGGTCGCCGTGGAGGTGGCTGACGAATATCTCGGAGATGGTGAACCCCGTGCCGAAGCGCATCATCTGGCGCTGGGTCCCCTCGCCCGCGTCGAACAGCATCCGGTCTCCCTCCCGGTTGACCAGCACCGAACTGGGATTTCGCTCTGTAGTCGGCACTGCCCCGCCGGTTCCGAGAAAGGTAACGCGCATCGACATCCTCACTAAAAGTCCGAGAGCGCGCGGGAAAGCGCCTTCGAAATCCCGAGCGCGGTATCGCCCGTTACGGACGAGGAAACACGGGGTTACAATCCGAAGCCGCCACCGAAAATAACCGAATAGCCGCGGCCTAAAGCGTCGTATTTTGGTGTTACGCTCGTAAACAGTCGCGCCTGTTTATTCACGGTCTCGCCGTCGCTTATTCTGCCGATTGGGGGTTACAAATGACACGCGACAGAAAGACACTTACTGCCGTCTTCATGGCGGTGTTGATGGTTTTAGCGAGCGGAACGGCCGTATCGCTCGCTGTGACTGGTAGTTCGACAGATGCGGGAACGAACGCAGTGGGGGTCCAAGAGACGACCACCTCGGACGGCGAGGAAACGGCGACCGAGACCGACGGTGCCGAGGAGACGACGCGAGAGGCCGACGGACCGGCAGAAGGTGACGCGAGCGTGAATATCGACGAGCAGGAGTCTGACGGTGAGCGCGTCGTCATCGAGTCGGCGACTCTGCCCGAGGGCGGGTTCATCGCTATTCACGACTCGTCGTACGCCGAGGCACCGCTTTCGAGCGTCCTCGGCAACTCGGTCTACCTCGAACCGGGGACTTACGAGGACGTGACCGTCACGCTCGCTCGACCCATCGAGGAGAGCCAGACGCTCGTCGCCATGCCGCACCTCGACACGAACGAGAACCAAGTCTACGACTTCGTTCTCTCGACTGGTGGAGTCGATGGTCCGTACACCACGGACGGCGAAATCCTCGTTGACGAGACCAACGTGACGGTCGAACAGGCGACGACGACGCCCGAAGAAACGACGACCGAGGAGATGACCACAACCGAGGAGATGACGACGACTGAGGATGTGGGTGACGACGAGACCACAACTGAAGATGTGGTCGATGGCGAGACCACCACGGAGGAACCACCTGCTGAGACCGGGCAGTTCATCTTCAAAATCGAGCAGATGAACATCGACGAGTGGTCCTTCGTCGTCGGTGACGAGGAGACGCCCGACCGGACCGAGACGGTCGATAACATCACCATCACCGACCGACGCGTCGAAATCAATCTGAGCGAAATTCTCCGCGAGAGCGCCATGACCCAGCAGCAGGCTACTCCGATGACGACCCTGAGTCCCGACGAAGCCGAGGAGATGATTCAGGAGAACCTCTCGCAGGACATCGAGACCGTTCGGTTCGTCATCCGGGATGTCACCGTCGAGAACGTGACGTTCGTCGTCACGGCTCCGGAGGGCGTCGAGATGCCCGAGCCACCGATGACTACCACGACGACTGAAGAAGAGGTCGGAGTTACCACGACCGAAGAAGTCGAGACTACCACGACCGAAGAAGTCGAACCTATCACGACGACTGAAGCGGAAGACGGTGTGGACACGATCACGACCACTGAAGAAGAGGACGAAATTACCACTGAAGAAGACACCGTCACGACAACTGAGGCAGTCGAACCTATCACGACGACTGAAGCGGAAGACGGTGTGGACACGACCACGACTGAAGAAGAAGACACCATCACGACCAAAGAAGTGGACGAAACCACGACAACGGAGGAAGTCGAGACTATCACCACGACCGAAGCGGACGACGTGGAAGACACTACGACAACGGAGGAAGTCGAGACTATCACCACGACCGAAGCGGACGACGTGGAAGACACTACGACAACTGAGGAAGTCGAGACTATCACCACGACCACCGAAGCGGACGACGCTGTGGATACCACCACGACGACTGAAGAAGTCGTTGCGGAGGGCGACGCGCAGTCCTTCGAGGTCTCCGGACTCGACGCGCCCGAGAGCGCGACCACCGGCGACACAATCACGGTGAGTGCCACCGTCAGCAACCCGAGCGACCAGCAGGCGACCCAACAGGTCGCGTTCCGACTGGAGGGTAGCGTCGTCGCGCGCCAAGACGTGACGCTCGGTGCGGACGAGGAAACGACCGTCGAGTTCGAGATCGACACCGAAGGCGTGCCCGCTGGGGAGTACATCCACGGCGTGTACACGCAGGACTTCGGCGAACTCGCGGT
This genomic stretch from Halorussus pelagicus harbors:
- a CDS encoding nitroreductase family protein, which gives rise to MTTQQAETDDSDGAHEERPAAIETIRSRRSGHNFDAEAELDDETLEELIRDAALAPSSYNLQPWEFVSVQDDNALDEIVELAYGQEHIAEAGTAILVVGHSEPETADEVFQQWADAGRMDEAAAEETKATAVGMYDDDRMGRDYGIRNPSLAAQNLLLSAHARGLTATPMIGFDHDGLAEFLDLPEDKIPVMLVAVGPSGGEEPERLPRRDVDEILHRESY
- the eif1A gene encoding translation initiation factor eIF-1A; protein product: MSDNDGGRRKNLRMPDDDEVFATVTNMLGANRVKVRCADGTERTARIPGKMQKRIWIREDDVVLVEPWDWQDEKADIKWRYDKQEADQLRDEGHIQ
- a CDS encoding DUF7470 family protein, whose amino-acid sequence is MLDKLGAKGIVGVLLLLGGLGVVAWKAPIVAVGMALVVVGFVLVAWGLVSGLMASFGLGGMMGGGGGFE
- a CDS encoding tyrosine--tRNA ligase: MDAYELISRNVEEAVTDEEVEALAEDPEGKRVYVGYEPSGVLHIGHMLTANKLIDLQEAGMEVVILLADVHAYLNGKGTFEEIEETAEKMRKQFLAYGLDDEQTEFVYGSEYQLDDDYALDLHKLELDTTLNRAQRAMAEIQGGETAKVSHVVYPLMQALDIEYLDLDLAVGGLDQRKVHMLMREELPEIGYEARPCLHTPILADLGTGEGKMSSSSGVTISMEDSTEDIEEKVNSAFCPPTRDPEDDLENPVLEIFQYHVFPRFETVVVERPDEYGGNLEYDDYEALADDLESGELHPADAKGALASYLDELVAPGREKLRELEE
- a CDS encoding DUF460 domain-containing protein: MNARTSALDTLVFGVDIQSGDVRGDAPSYALVAFDGENIDRDVVSHRKLRRLIDREEPDLVATDNMYELAADKDALVHFLRELPDGTRLVQVTGAERPEPLSRVASRHGVPYGKDPMKEAEAAARLAAGNVGYEVSAFTNTTEIKVSRGRSTGKGGWSEDRYTRRIHGAVRKRSREIESELDSASLDYERDVTEKYGGFSNAVFKVEGRPEDIPVSNERSGDVRVEVERQRRDGIEFEPLAKRRDHVLVGIDPGTTTAVAVTDLDGNLLDVLSTRTADTAEVIEWIIERGRPVVVAADVEPMPETVEKIRRSFDAAGWIPNSDLPVDEKQHRTRDHDYDNDHERDAMAAALYAFDDHEDQFSRIAEKVPPRMDRGEVTARVVAGDDSVETALDALSEDDEPDEEETEHTPRELTDDEKRIKQLETQVERLENHVEELNNTIESKEGRIGQLKGDLEAAKSEERKDVRERREVSRLERENDRLERQLDERDERIEELEGKLARLKELWKLDHSNFSDVAEKKAGLTPVKPVEKFTKDAIAEAHDRFGLATDDVVYLRDASGAGRSTAERLAEVDPKVVLAGEGGLSDAADRVLFENEVPVGPADDVTIQEVDELAVTRESEVEAVVADWEERAEERRKDQKAEQLDRLISEHRAETKYGSSEASGQSP
- a CDS encoding bifunctional metallophosphatase/5'-nucleotidase — protein: MRKYASLLLILCLVASGAVPPVAANTTDAHSTSGSTVPAPTAAQVPTNNTTDGATTLTVLSYNDIQTAAVENGSFPRMVTLLNQRRAAHENPTVVVGGGDEVSPHSLSPLSQWRVPAKALSVLDPAAEGIGNHDLDYGFDAVANFSNASEFPWLMANIVDSETGETIPGTEPYTVVERQGAKVGIVGVADEKIKSKTAVDFDKQGYEVQNYSDVASEYATMLKDEENVDVVVVSAHLGVPVAKTLANTTENVDAIVVGDDEIEYAPQKTGGAVIMEAEARAEHVAELNLTVEDGEVTAWDGRLLDVTENVSKNETVSNVITSAREDELNDVAGKTEVELDSRFASNYHDETALGNLVGDSFRAQSGAEVAVTNAGGIRSNSVYGPGNLTVGDVYNMLPFQNTLVTVELTGAELETVLASQIVTLESDEGQQYGAEAKLQVSGVTYEWVGHNDTDDQIRDVWVGGEPLDEEATYNVTVNSYMTTWDDSPLQNATVTSESHMLYGTAVLEYVQQNGPVSPTGENRIRRVDAEVETESVSVADGTATVELAAPDGIQNVSDFYATTGDAGDRLAADSVSLSNGTVTATFGFADLRELSAGKSVQMYGDYNTSAYQRVYFADSVLNAQFAASDIGAETTTETTTAGDDTAETTEKAVGDATETTTAGETSGDIPGFTPAIAVVALVAAALLAHRRD
- the rnz gene encoding ribonuclease Z translates to MSMRVTFLGTGGAVPTTERNPSSVLVNREGDRMLFDAGEGTQRQMMRFGTGFTISEIFVSHLHGDHVLGLPGLVQTLDFNDREEALTVYTPAGTEDDIDALIHAAGNRPSFPVHVYGVGPDEAAVRRDDYEVRTFRTDHNTNSLGYALIEDERKGRFNREKAEELGVPVGPKFSKLHEGNAVELEDGTVVEPEQVVGDSRPGRRFVYTGDTRPSSTVAEIAEDADLLIHDATFAEDRAERAADTAHSTARQAGEIASRANAERLALTHISSRYAGDVSAHLEEAREAFDGETFVPDDGERLDVPFPDE
- a CDS encoding DUF7282 domain-containing protein; translation: MTRDRKTLTAVFMAVLMVLASGTAVSLAVTGSSTDAGTNAVGVQETTTSDGEETATETDGAEETTREADGPAEGDASVNIDEQESDGERVVIESATLPEGGFIAIHDSSYAEAPLSSVLGNSVYLEPGTYEDVTVTLARPIEESQTLVAMPHLDTNENQVYDFVLSTGGVDGPYTTDGEILVDETNVTVEQATTTPEETTTEEMTTTEEMTTTEDVGDDETTTEDVVDGETTTEEPPAETGQFIFKIEQMNIDEWSFVVGDEETPDRTETVDNITITDRRVEINLSEILRESAMTQQQATPMTTLSPDEAEEMIQENLSQDIETVRFVIRDVTVENVTFVVTAPEGVEMPEPPMTTTTTEEEVGVTTTEEVETTTTEEVEPITTTEAEDGVDTITTTEEEDEITTEEDTVTTTEAVEPITTTEAEDGVDTTTTEEEDTITTKEVDETTTTEEVETITTTEADDVEDTTTTEEVETITTTEADDVEDTTTTEEVETITTTTEADDAVDTTTTTEEVVAEGDAQSFEVSGLDAPESATTGDTITVSATVSNPSDQQATQQVAFRLEGSVVARQDVTLGADEETTVEFEIDTEGVPAGEYIHGVYTQDFGELAVITIEESGEEAATETPAGNVTTTAAP